The following are encoded together in the Dyella terrae genome:
- a CDS encoding bifunctional diguanylate cyclase/phosphodiesterase: MTSVLSSQMPAPPADSAVAALHAAVERLFRAADAASVAEICEAMLRDLGVEGRLHWRLLGDTEAPNEEFTQLDLAEDPQGLRSLVLALPTGTISDPMREDLSWVGRLVACRLRQLAETSRLYEAISRLALAERLQRALYAIADQASAEHNMTEMMHSLHAILGSLMYAENFYIALYDAATDTVRFPYYVDTMDKEPPSPDEAVPLQEMRYSLTWNLLQTGQAIMGSVAELTEQFKGRFVLMGPVCEHWLGVPLLRDGRVVGGIVMQSYREDTHYSEHDRELLSYVAKHVQTALERREAHEELERRVSSRTAALREANRVLRQQVLQRQRGERLQAALFRIAELANASESIDNFYAAVHRVIGGLLYARNFYIALLDDEQKTLSFPYSVDEFDTVRLPRAHGRGVTEYVLRHAKPLLADPTEFDRLEQMSEITHRGSRSLCWLGVPLIWGDRAMGVLAVQSYSPEHTYDVRDQELLTFVGYHVANALQRKHTTESLKQAYASLERRVTERTRALALANRDLREQIAERERVERRLKYETLHDSLTGLPNRTLLLQRLEQALQRYHSDAQELFAVLFIDLDRFKVINDSVGHLVGDDLLFQVGGRIRACLKTRDVVARLGGDEFAVLAEGITDPKMAMLIAERIIDELQTPFRLGAKEIFTSASIGIALPSPHYQRPEELLRDADAAMYRAKDEGRHRAAVFDDRLRREALSLLEMEGDLRRALSRNEFVPFYQPIVALQTGRTVGYEALLRWRHPDRGLLTPGDFLAVAEESGCSESIDWQIFDQVCAQAEALAGSDGFVSINVSGRHFRSLDLDKRLLDLIESHHLPPRCLRIEVTERALLENAIQVKRMLDNLRSRGVSIALDDFGTGYSSLSYLHQYPIETLKIDRSFIVELPREGGHGAAVVRAIQALANSLQMQVIAEGIEDEHQREALLRIGCRYGQGFLFATPKMAEVWLQREHHFALP; the protein is encoded by the coding sequence ATGACCTCGGTTCTTTCCAGTCAAATGCCCGCCCCTCCAGCGGACAGCGCTGTCGCTGCCCTTCATGCGGCAGTGGAGCGCCTTTTCCGCGCGGCCGATGCGGCCAGCGTGGCGGAAATCTGTGAGGCCATGCTGCGCGACTTAGGTGTCGAGGGTCGCCTGCATTGGCGTCTTCTGGGAGATACGGAAGCACCCAACGAGGAATTCACCCAGCTCGACTTGGCGGAAGATCCACAAGGGCTGCGTTCGCTCGTTCTGGCCTTGCCGACCGGAACGATCTCGGACCCCATGAGAGAGGATCTCTCGTGGGTCGGCCGGCTGGTTGCCTGCCGTCTGCGGCAACTCGCCGAGACGTCGCGCCTTTACGAGGCCATTTCCCGCCTTGCCCTGGCCGAACGGCTGCAGCGTGCGCTCTACGCCATCGCTGATCAGGCCAGCGCAGAGCACAACATGACCGAGATGATGCACTCGCTGCATGCCATTCTCGGCAGCCTGATGTACGCGGAGAACTTCTACATCGCGTTGTACGACGCAGCCACCGACACGGTGCGGTTTCCCTACTACGTCGACACGATGGACAAAGAACCGCCCTCGCCCGACGAAGCGGTGCCGCTGCAGGAAATGCGTTACAGCCTTACCTGGAATCTGCTGCAGACGGGCCAGGCGATCATGGGCTCGGTGGCCGAGCTGACCGAGCAGTTCAAGGGGCGCTTCGTGCTGATGGGCCCCGTCTGTGAGCACTGGCTGGGCGTGCCCCTGCTGCGTGATGGCCGCGTAGTGGGCGGTATCGTGATGCAGAGCTATCGCGAGGACACGCACTACAGCGAGCACGATCGCGAATTGCTCAGCTATGTCGCCAAGCACGTACAAACGGCGCTGGAGCGTCGCGAAGCGCACGAAGAACTCGAGCGCCGCGTATCCAGCCGCACGGCGGCCCTGCGCGAGGCCAACCGTGTCCTGCGCCAGCAGGTACTGCAACGCCAGCGCGGCGAGCGCCTGCAAGCCGCATTGTTCCGCATCGCCGAGCTGGCGAATGCCTCGGAAAGCATCGACAACTTTTATGCCGCCGTGCATCGCGTCATCGGTGGCCTGCTCTACGCGCGCAACTTCTACATTGCGCTGCTGGACGATGAGCAGAAGACCCTGAGCTTTCCCTACTCCGTGGACGAATTCGACACCGTCCGCCTGCCACGCGCACACGGCCGCGGTGTCACGGAGTATGTGCTGCGCCACGCCAAGCCTTTGCTGGCCGATCCGACGGAATTCGATCGGTTGGAGCAGATGAGCGAGATCACCCATCGTGGTTCCCGCTCGCTGTGCTGGCTGGGCGTACCGCTGATCTGGGGCGACCGCGCCATGGGCGTGCTGGCGGTGCAGAGCTATTCGCCGGAACACACCTACGACGTGCGTGACCAGGAGCTGTTGACCTTCGTGGGCTACCACGTCGCAAACGCTCTGCAGCGCAAGCACACCACCGAATCGCTGAAGCAGGCCTATGCAAGCCTGGAGCGCCGCGTCACCGAACGTACGCGCGCGCTGGCGCTGGCCAACCGCGACTTGCGCGAACAGATCGCCGAGCGCGAACGCGTCGAACGCCGCCTGAAATACGAAACGCTGCACGATTCGCTGACCGGCCTGCCCAACCGCACGCTGCTGCTGCAACGCCTGGAGCAGGCGCTGCAGCGCTATCACAGCGACGCGCAGGAGCTGTTCGCGGTGCTGTTCATTGACCTGGACCGGTTCAAAGTCATCAACGATTCTGTTGGCCATCTGGTCGGCGATGACCTGCTCTTCCAGGTAGGCGGGCGCATCCGGGCCTGCCTGAAAACCCGTGATGTGGTGGCGCGCCTGGGCGGCGACGAATTCGCCGTGCTGGCCGAGGGCATCACCGATCCGAAGATGGCGATGCTTATCGCCGAACGCATCATCGACGAGCTGCAGACGCCTTTCCGCCTCGGCGCCAAGGAGATCTTCACGTCGGCTTCGATCGGCATCGCCCTGCCCAGCCCGCATTACCAGCGCCCGGAAGAACTGCTCCGGGACGCTGACGCAGCGATGTACCGGGCCAAGGACGAGGGCCGTCACCGGGCAGCCGTGTTCGACGATCGCCTGCGCCGCGAAGCGCTGTCGCTGTTGGAGATGGAGGGCGATCTCCGCCGCGCGCTGAGCCGCAACGAGTTCGTGCCGTTCTACCAGCCCATTGTGGCGCTGCAGACCGGCCGCACCGTGGGCTATGAAGCGCTGTTGCGTTGGCGCCACCCAGACCGTGGACTGTTAACGCCCGGCGACTTCCTCGCCGTGGCCGAGGAAAGCGGATGCTCAGAAAGCATCGACTGGCAGATCTTCGATCAGGTCTGCGCCCAGGCCGAAGCATTGGCCGGCAGCGACGGCTTCGTCAGCATCAATGTATCGGGCAGGCATTTCCGTTCGCTGGACCTGGACAAGCGCCTGCTCGACCTCATCGAGTCGCACCACTTGCCGCCGCGTTGCCTACGCATCGAAGTGACCGAACGCGCGCTGCTCGAAAACGCCATCCAGGTGAAGCGCATGCTCGACAACTTGCGCAGCCGCGGCGTGAGCATCGCGCTCGATGACTTCGGCACGGGCTATTCGTCCCTGAGCTACCTGCATCAGTACCCGATCGAGACGCTGAAGATCGATCGCTCGTTCATCGTGGAACTGCCGCGTGAAGGCGGCCATGGCGCTGCGGTTGTGCGCGCCATCCAGGCGCTCGCCAATTCGCTACAGATGCAGGTGATCGCCGAAGGCATCGAGGACGAACACCAGCGCGAAGCACTGCTGCGCATTGGCTGCCGCTACGGCCAGGGCTTCCTGTTCGCCACGCCCAAGATGGCCGAGGTGTGGCTGCAACGCGAGCATCACTTCGCGTTGCCCTGA
- a CDS encoding Hsp33 family molecular chaperone HslO, translating to METVLVEDVLHRFMLERAGVRGVLVRLGPAWREVAGRSAYPAALRSVLGQTLAASALLTGNIKLDGALSVELKSSGPLRLLFAECTDQGRLRGLARWNDPLPPTLDLAVLPDAYMAITIGNAERGQRYQGLVDLQHPELASALENYFGQSEQLPARIVLAADGEHAVGLMLQRLPDEGGHDAVEDEDAWTRIQHLTATLGQEELLATSPEQLLYRLYHEESVRLFEPRPLAFGCSCTRDRVEAVLRSLGRDEVEAALEAREGEIEVICEFCAQRYTFDRIDAEHLLSVSPAATAPNTAQ from the coding sequence GTGGAAACCGTGCTTGTCGAAGATGTGCTGCATCGCTTCATGCTTGAGCGCGCCGGCGTGCGTGGCGTGCTCGTTCGTCTGGGGCCGGCCTGGCGCGAGGTCGCCGGCCGCTCTGCCTATCCCGCTGCATTGCGGTCTGTGCTCGGTCAGACGCTGGCGGCCAGTGCGCTGCTGACGGGAAATATCAAGCTTGATGGCGCCCTCTCTGTGGAGCTCAAGAGCAGCGGTCCGCTGCGACTGTTGTTCGCCGAATGCACTGATCAGGGTCGGTTGCGTGGCCTGGCGCGGTGGAATGATCCGTTGCCGCCGACCCTGGATCTCGCCGTGCTGCCGGACGCCTATATGGCGATCACTATCGGCAATGCCGAACGTGGGCAGCGTTACCAAGGTCTGGTCGACCTGCAGCATCCGGAGCTCGCGTCGGCGCTGGAGAATTATTTCGGCCAGTCCGAACAGCTTCCTGCGCGCATTGTCCTTGCCGCCGACGGCGAGCATGCGGTGGGCCTGATGCTGCAGAGGCTGCCTGACGAAGGCGGCCACGACGCCGTGGAGGACGAGGACGCCTGGACGCGCATCCAGCACCTGACCGCCACGCTAGGTCAGGAAGAGCTGCTGGCCACATCGCCGGAACAGTTGCTCTACCGCCTGTACCACGAGGAATCCGTGCGCCTGTTTGAGCCTCGCCCGCTGGCATTCGGCTGCAGCTGCACGCGTGATCGTGTCGAGGCGGTGCTGCGCTCGCTGGGCCGCGACGAAGTGGAGGCTGCACTGGAGGCGCGCGAGGGCGAGATCGAGGTGATCTGCGAGTTCTGCGCGCAGCGTTACACCTTCGACCGCATCGATGCCGAGCATCTGCTCAGCGTCAGCCCCGCGGCAACGGCGCCGAACACAGCGCAATAA
- the mtgA gene encoding monofunctional biosynthetic peptidoglycan transglycosylase, whose amino-acid sequence MTPRRPLAVRLLRRLLLLLLAWLAVSWLAVLVLRFVPPWTSAVMMERQVGALIHGENDFHLRHRWVPWSEVSPYVPLAMVAGEDQKFPFHHGFDFGSIQNAVDAADDGRRLRGASTISQQTAKNLFLWNGRSFVRKGLEAYFTVLIELTWPKQRILEVYMNIAELGDGIYGVGAASDAFFHVTPAQLSAAQAARLAAVLPSPRRLHADHPSAYVQGRANWIQQQMGQLGGPGYLQSRQPPRDARRR is encoded by the coding sequence ATGACCCCACGACGCCCCCTTGCCGTCCGCCTGCTCCGCCGCTTGCTTCTGCTCCTCCTGGCTTGGCTCGCGGTGAGCTGGCTGGCCGTATTGGTGCTGCGGTTTGTTCCGCCATGGACCTCCGCCGTGATGATGGAACGCCAGGTCGGCGCGCTCATCCATGGCGAGAACGACTTCCACCTGCGTCACCGCTGGGTGCCCTGGAGCGAAGTTTCGCCCTACGTACCGCTGGCCATGGTGGCTGGTGAGGACCAGAAATTCCCGTTCCACCACGGTTTCGACTTCGGTTCCATCCAGAACGCCGTCGATGCGGCCGATGATGGTCGTCGCTTGCGCGGCGCCAGCACCATCAGCCAGCAGACCGCCAAGAATCTGTTCCTTTGGAACGGCCGCAGCTTCGTCCGCAAGGGGCTGGAGGCGTATTTCACGGTGCTGATCGAACTGACCTGGCCCAAGCAGCGCATCCTGGAGGTGTACATGAACATCGCTGAGCTAGGCGATGGCATCTACGGTGTGGGCGCGGCCAGTGATGCGTTCTTCCACGTAACACCGGCGCAACTCAGCGCGGCGCAAGCGGCACGGCTGGCAGCGGTGTTGCCCAGCCCGCGGCGCCTCCATGCCGACCACCCCTCAGCCTACGTGCAGGGCCGTGCCAACTGGATCCAACAGCAAATGGGGCAACTGGGCGGACCGGGCTATCTACAGAGTCGACAGCCACCACGCGACGCCCGTCGCCGATGA
- a CDS encoding glycosyltransferase family 2 protein translates to MPRLTVVVPAYNEAAVLEAFHARLSHVLDELPLDCDILYIDDGSSDTTWQLIEGLAARDARTGALKLSRNFGKEAALTAGLDHVEADAAVVIDADLQDPPELIPALIERWRDGFDVVYATRTAREGETSFKRFTSALFYRSMEHVSETRVPRDTGDFRLLSRRALDALRQVRERQRFMKGLFTWIGYRQTAVYYLREPRQAGTTKWNYWRLLQLAIEGFTSFSTAPLRLATWIGVMASLLAFLYGSWVFGKALLLGDQVHGYPSLMVVILFMGGVQMLALGVIGEYLGRNYAESKQRPLYFIEERRTPRTRP, encoded by the coding sequence ATGCCTCGTCTTACCGTCGTCGTACCCGCTTATAACGAGGCCGCCGTGCTGGAGGCTTTCCACGCCCGGCTCAGCCACGTCCTCGATGAGCTTCCGTTGGACTGCGACATCCTCTACATCGACGACGGCAGCAGCGACACGACCTGGCAGTTGATCGAAGGCCTGGCGGCACGCGACGCACGCACCGGTGCACTCAAGCTGTCACGCAACTTCGGCAAGGAAGCTGCCCTGACCGCAGGCCTGGATCATGTCGAGGCCGACGCCGCCGTGGTGATCGATGCTGACCTTCAGGATCCACCGGAACTGATTCCGGCCTTGATCGAGCGCTGGCGCGACGGCTTCGACGTGGTCTACGCGACACGCACCGCGCGCGAGGGAGAAACGAGCTTCAAGCGGTTCACCTCCGCCCTGTTCTACCGGAGCATGGAGCACGTGTCGGAGACTCGTGTCCCCCGCGACACCGGCGACTTCCGCCTGCTCTCGCGTCGTGCGCTAGATGCCTTGCGCCAAGTGCGTGAGCGCCAGCGCTTCATGAAAGGCCTGTTCACCTGGATTGGCTACCGCCAGACCGCGGTCTACTACCTGCGCGAGCCGCGCCAGGCCGGCACCACCAAGTGGAATTATTGGCGCCTGCTGCAACTGGCCATCGAAGGCTTCACCTCGTTCTCCACCGCACCATTGCGGCTTGCCACCTGGATTGGCGTGATGGCCTCGCTGCTGGCCTTCCTCTACGGCTCCTGGGTGTTCGGCAAAGCTCTGCTGCTTGGCGACCAGGTACACGGCTACCCGTCGCTGATGGTGGTGATCCTGTTCATGGGCGGCGTACAGATGCTCGCCCTGGGCGTGATCGGCGAATACCTTGGCCGCAACTACGCCGAGAGCAAGCAACGGCCGCTGTACTTCATCGAGGAAAGGCGCACACCCCGCACGCGGCCTTGA
- a CDS encoding CBS domain-containing protein, with protein MRQVKHLLEGKGTDIFSIAPDAPVLEAIKHMAERRVGALLVIRGERLVGIVSERDYARKVILQGRSSAQTAVSEIMSSPALTVGPDTDVFDCMRLCTDSRIRHLPVVVGERVVGVISIGDLVKEVIDAQAEQIEQLQRYITS; from the coding sequence ATGCGACAGGTCAAGCATTTGCTGGAAGGCAAGGGCACCGACATTTTCAGCATCGCACCGGACGCGCCCGTACTCGAAGCGATCAAGCACATGGCGGAGCGCCGCGTGGGCGCACTGCTGGTCATACGCGGCGAACGACTGGTCGGCATCGTTTCCGAGCGCGACTACGCCCGGAAGGTGATCCTGCAGGGGCGGTCCTCCGCGCAAACCGCTGTCTCTGAGATCATGAGCAGCCCCGCGCTCACCGTGGGCCCTGACACCGACGTATTCGATTGCATGCGCCTTTGCACCGACAGCCGTATCCGCCACCTACCGGTGGTCGTCGGCGAGCGAGTGGTCGGCGTGATCTCGATCGGTGACTTGGTGAAGGAAGTGATCGACGCTCAGGCCGAGCAGATCGAACAGCTGCAGCGCTATATCACCAGCTGA
- a CDS encoding NTP/NDP exchange transporter: MLSAVAFFFVMTAYYIIRPVRDQLSGAVGSQSLPLFYASTFAVMLLLTPIFGALVSRFPRKRLLSWSYSFFALCLLAFVPAFMAQDRIGARELGVSFFIWASVFNLFVVSLFWSFMADIFQSVQARRVFPLIALGGMAGAIFGPLVTKALVQVIGVAALLVVSAVALLVALAFLRVLSSRHDCREETRNDEPIGGSLWAGVKELWTRPFLRYMAILMVLGDGIGTLAYALMADYTKAHLPDRIARTSFYNDLDLATNLLGVVLQLTLTRWLLIRKGAGWGLVVPSLVNLALLLFVVVLGIGNVNLFGLVTPMLAVMMVGSRGFAYGMTKPAVDALYTRVPRETRYKGKNFVETAIWRFGDVLVTSGVSLLGALGVAATGMAGIGAGVSALATWVAARAGRSPDLLPEQPTDGRQVEQAKAAEA; encoded by the coding sequence ATCCTTTCTGCGGTGGCTTTCTTCTTCGTGATGACGGCCTATTACATCATCCGACCTGTGCGAGACCAGCTCAGCGGTGCCGTAGGCTCTCAGTCGCTACCGCTGTTCTACGCAAGCACCTTCGCCGTGATGTTGTTGCTGACGCCGATATTCGGCGCTCTCGTGTCACGGTTTCCGCGTAAGCGCTTGTTGAGCTGGAGTTACAGCTTCTTCGCCCTGTGTCTACTGGCCTTCGTGCCTGCTTTCATGGCGCAGGATCGCATCGGTGCCCGCGAGCTCGGCGTGAGCTTCTTCATCTGGGCCAGCGTGTTCAACCTGTTCGTGGTGTCGCTGTTCTGGAGCTTCATGGCGGACATCTTCCAGAGCGTGCAGGCACGGCGTGTCTTTCCATTGATTGCCTTGGGCGGCATGGCTGGGGCGATCTTTGGGCCACTGGTAACCAAGGCCCTCGTACAGGTGATCGGTGTGGCAGCGTTGCTGGTGGTATCGGCAGTGGCGCTGCTCGTCGCACTGGCCTTTCTGCGGGTGCTGTCCTCGCGACATGACTGCCGCGAGGAGACGCGCAACGACGAACCGATCGGTGGTTCGTTGTGGGCTGGCGTGAAGGAGTTGTGGACTCGCCCGTTCCTGCGCTACATGGCCATCCTTATGGTGCTGGGCGACGGCATCGGGACATTGGCCTACGCGTTGATGGCGGACTACACGAAAGCCCATTTGCCCGATCGGATTGCACGCACTTCGTTCTACAACGACCTGGATCTCGCCACGAACCTGCTGGGCGTTGTGTTGCAGCTGACGCTTACGCGCTGGCTGCTGATACGCAAGGGCGCGGGCTGGGGCTTGGTGGTGCCGTCGCTGGTCAACCTTGCGTTGCTGTTGTTTGTGGTTGTGCTCGGTATCGGCAACGTCAATCTGTTCGGCCTGGTGACACCGATGCTGGCAGTCATGATGGTCGGGTCGCGCGGCTTCGCCTATGGCATGACTAAACCGGCGGTCGACGCGCTCTATACCCGCGTGCCTCGCGAGACTCGCTACAAGGGCAAGAACTTCGTGGAGACCGCCATCTGGCGTTTTGGTGACGTCCTGGTGACCAGTGGCGTCAGCCTGTTGGGAGCCCTGGGCGTAGCCGCCACGGGCATGGCCGGCATCGGTGCCGGCGTTTCCGCGCTGGCTACGTGGGTAGCGGCGCGCGCTGGCCGATCACCCGATCTGCTGCCGGAGCAACCGACGGATGGGCGCCAGGTGGAACAGGCCAAGGCTGCCGAAGCCTGA